From the Lathyrus oleraceus cultivar Zhongwan6 chromosome 3, CAAS_Psat_ZW6_1.0, whole genome shotgun sequence genome, the window CTCCATGAAAGATATGGGAGAAGCGGACGTTATTCTAGGAATTAAGATTAAACGGGAAAATAAAGGGATTGTAATTACGCAATCTCATTACATTGAGAAAATGCTCAAGAAGTTCAATTGTGAAAGTTGTTCTCCAGTAAGTACTCCAATGGATCCGGGAGAAAAACTTATGCCAAATACAGGTAAACCTGTAGATCAACTCGAATATTCAAGAGCTATAGGCTCTTTGATGTATGCTATGATTAGCACTCGACCGGATATTGCTTATGCGGTTGGAAAGTTGAGCAGATTTACGAGTAATCCTAGCCGGCATCATTGGCATGCGATAACTAGGGTATTCAAGTACTTGAAGGGTACAATGAATTATGGATTGTCATATATGGGATTTCCTTCGGTGTTAGAGGGTTATTCGGATGCTAGTTGGATAAATAATGCTGAAGATTCATCCTCTACAAGTGGATGGGTGTTCTTGCTTGGGGGAGGTGCTATCTCATGGGCTTCCAAGAAGCAAACATGTATAACTAGTTCCACAATGGAATCTGAGTTTGTAGCATTAGCTGCTGCTGGTAAAGAAGCAGAATGGCTAAGGAACTTGGTATACGAGATTCCGATATGGCCTAAACCGATATCACCAATTTCTATCCGTTGTGATAGTACTGCCACATTGGCTAAAGCTTATAGTCAAATATACAATGGAAAGTCCAGACATTTGGGTGTCAGACATAGTATGATTAGAGAATTAATCATGAATGGGGTGATATCTATAGAGTTTGTTCGGTCGCAACAAAACTTAGCTGACCACTTGACGAAGGGGTTAGCTAGAGACTTAGTAAAGAAGTCGGTAATTGGGATGGGATTAAAGTCCATTTAAATCTATTAGCTTTGATATACCCAATTCCCTTCTAATATGACGTTAGAAGCAGAATTCAATGTGGAAAGATCATAGTTAAAGATTGGAGCAATTATATTTATCTTCCCAGGGTATGTGCTCAGACCTGCAAGTGATGGTTAGGTTGAAGTATATCTTCTTAATGGTTCTTTTGAAAAATTGTAAATGCAGGTACAAGATTAAAAGAATCACCTATGTAAGCATGAAGTTTTGCCGCTTCAAGAAGTTTGGACTTGGCTTCCTATATGCTTATTAATGGATAAGGACACATGGCTTGTAAAGTGTCAAGTATGAATAGTAGAGTATTGTAAGAAACATATGTGTACTATATCTTCTGACATTCAAATGGATTGACGGGTTCAATCGCTATGACACCCAGATTTTCGAGTGTTTGAAATGTGTATTTGTACTAAAATGAAAATTCAATCGCAAGACATTTTCGTTTATGCATCTGTTTGATTGTAATATACCCTTATATATTTTATTGTATATATTAAGTAAATCAAGGATTACACTAAAATGGGGGggatttgttggtgattttagtatcaccCATGATTTTAGTAGTAATGAGATTTACTctaggccgatgcaattatgcgttaaagcttggaaacgagttaggagtagtgcggagtgcacgctcgtaGAGCCAACGTGTAATTGACTGCAAGTAATTGAAAACTGGGTTCCAAGGGGCGAAGCCGTTATTACCGTTTTTGttgaaaaggtatgacttttgaacgtttgaaccttcccaaccgttattaccgttttcttgaaaaggtatgacttttgaacgtttgaaccttcccaaccgttattaccgtttttcttgaaaaggtatgacttttcgttttcagttttcgttctcctataaaagggggaaatctggcctcggtttagggttacacacaaaaaccattctacgttccagaatctttcttttgtcagaaacattctttcttcaagaattatccccacaaagatttcgtgaacccaggcataaatagggtcgaaatactttgttcggaaagtgaacgaacacgattcttcgaagattatccaggattatcaattaattatctAACAAAGAGCAATACTTTGAACATTTGAGTCAAACTTTTGAAAGGATGAGAAAGCCTTAACTCAAAATGAATCCATAAAAAAATGCATGATCACCACTTGTGATAGTGCAAGATTAATTTGAATGAGAGACACCTTCAAAAAGATGAAAAAAACTATAAAAACAAAACCTAAAGAGAAACCGTACAAATATATTCAAGGAGGGTGGGAGTCACATGGCTTTAAGCAAAGAATGTCTTGCAATATAATCCCACGTCGCAGTGTTTCGATTTTTGTGTCGTGTGTGAGacaccatcatcatcatgcatgccaaattatttataaataaataaaaaagtcATATATTCTATTTATTATGAATTTTATGACATTGTCCTTTATTATAGTATACTTATTTGTCTTTCTATAATTTTATGTCATATTGACAGGTAGGTCATCATGCCCTCCCACTTAAAATACTTCATGTCCTTCTTCTAATTCTTAGTGTAACAAAAAAACATACACTAAACAACAAACAACTCAAAAAATTGCACTTTGTTTCATCTCTATTATTCTTTTATTATATAGTTTGAACTTTTTAGAATTTCGATGCActttttgtttaaaaaatgttACTAGTAATTATGTATAAACCATTTTGCATGATCAGTGATCAGAGATTCATTACAATTCATTACAATATGATTTAAGTAATTAAAAAAAAAGATGATGGGCAAtgagaaaataaaataattgaaTTTGGTATATTGCTGACATACCACTCTTTAAAAACTATATATACCTTTAGAGTTACTTCTTCCAAAACTTGTAATAAGAGTCACTGTAAAAGTAAACTTTTTGACAATAACATTTTGAAAAGTTGCATTATTCAAAAAGCATGCAGTTGAATGTTCAGAATAAGTCCATCCATTAGAATCACTTTGAGTAAATAAAGAAGCATGCataataaatttatttatttagaaaattaaatatttatggatttttttttcttttagaaAGTACTAGTATTTGTATTTATTTATGAGATTAAagatttttaatttttttaatagaCAATTATTTTGATGGTTATGGAATATTATGAGGAAATCAATGAGGAAGTAGAAGGTGATTAGGGCTAAAAAGGAGCTTTTAGAGACATAAgaaaaacaaaaagggtgagACCCTTTATGGTCATTTTCTCCTTGGAACATGGCCCTAAAGTGTTGGCTGGCAGGACCCTTCTCTTTTGTCCACCCCTccatttaaataaataaattatacACTAACTTATAGGGATTAATTATATTTGTGATTTACTTTTTCTTCttagaaaaaaatattttatccTAATTATAAACCTCAAATTGAAAAAAAAATGTTACTGATAGATTATATCAATCATTATTGAAAAGTAGTTTTGGTGTTTCATTTTAAAATGTTTAGTTGACCGTGGTTCTGATGATTTGAGATCTAATTTAAATTCTTTTAAAGAATGATCCTGTTTGAGTTTTTTTTAGTTATTTCCCTGTTGTCTTATTAGTTTTCGGATTTTTtattgattattttattttgttttttgtttttcaatGTGTTTAACTACGCAAATCTTTGATTATCTGAGTCCACTTTTTTTTATGgatttatttatatttatatatattatttttccATTTAATAATTCTTTTAGAAAAAATTGTATATATGGCTAATTAAGAGGGGTTCATTGGTTATTCTAGAAATAATGTGTTATTCAAatacaaaattttaaaaattatgtgatagatttttaaactttttttataCAATTTAGATGAATTacaaaaataaatcaaaataaatgaaaatCTTATTTTTGTCAAATTTGTTAGTTCATTTAACCTTTAGGATAAGGGTCTATAAATCTTAGACTTTTTTTCTAGGAGGATAAACCCTTGTGAGTTTATTAAATTTGTGTTCCTCTTCTTCATAATATATTTTGATTTTATATGGGTTTGAATACCTATTATACTCATCTTAATAATATATTTTTGGTGTTtcaaaatatatatttaattataaGTTAACTTTGACACTATCAACTTTGAGTAAgtaaatattttttaataaaataatttattgTTTCAAGAATAAGAAATTGTTGAACAATTTCTAAAAATAGTATTTaatattatttcattttcctTATCATGATTCCTTACTTATGTATATTATTTTATTGTAAAGTATAATATTATGTATAAACATACATAAAATATACTATACTATATGATATGGTTATTTATTCAATTGACAGAGAGACCTCCATCCTTTGTTCTttattctctctttctctctctcttATAGCTTCTGCAAATAGTTTACCCCACAAACTTCCAAACAAAAAGAATTAATAGAAAGTGAGATTTGCAAGAATTAAAGGAACCTCTCAAACACCAAACTCAACCCTTTATAATCTATAGTTCATCATATTTATGTGGCTACCATGTTACTATTAATATCTCTTCTCtttgttcatcatcatcatcatcatcatcatcatgtcAAATTTCTCTTATTCACAATATAAATCCAAGATTCAAAACCCctttttctcttcttcttcttatttcatcatcatcatccatGGCTTGTTTTGAGATTTGTTCATCATGACCATGGTTCCTTCTCAAAGCAACAAAACTAATGGTGATTATGTTTTCTACAACAATACAACAAGTGATATGAACCACTTTCAATTTGTTGAAGATTACAACAACTACAATAATAATTGTTTAAGATCTGAATTTTTGTTCAAGCACATGGCTGAACAAGAGGAATCGTTTTCGAGACTCAACGCTCGTCGTCATAACGAACCCGAACTCGAACCCGAACCTGAACCCGAAGGAGAAACTATTTCTACCTCAAAGGAAAACGAAGAACAAGAAAGAGAAtcaaacaacaacaataacaccaacaACTGGCTTCAATTAAGCATAGGTAACACCGTCGTGAGAACAACAACTACAAAACACGACGCTGATGAGACTCAAGCTCCAACAAATCTGTTGGAGCTTGAGTTGTTATCACGCCCTGATTTAGAGCAACCTTCTATCAGAGGTTGCTCTACTTTTAATTCTTCAATGTTTTTCGAACAAACAACACCGTCTTCTTCTTCATCGTCCGTGTCCATATCAATGTCCATGCCAGCCGGGCCAAGTTATAGTCATCAACAACATCTAGTTCCACATAACTGGTCATTTGGTCCATTACTACCACATTCTATGGCAATTATGGCTTCTTCTACATCTTACAttccatcttcttcttcctcGCAATCTTGTTCTTCTTTAAGACCTAATTATTATCCTCAATATCATCATGCATCACCTTTTCATTTtccttcatcttcttcttcttctggaTTTGATCAATTTGATATTGCTGGACCTAGCTCATCATCTCATCTCACTTTTCGAGTCGTCGATCCTCCTCGTCGACCTCATTCCGGAATATGGTTTATGCTACAAGCCTCACAAAATCAGTAAGCTAATCAATATTTGATTCATTTTTCCTTCTTGcaaaatattttaaatttatttattttgtcaTAAATTaataagtttttttttatttgtaataataataatgcaGAGTGAAAGAACCATTTTTGCCTCAAATACCTAAGAACTATCTTAGAATCAAGTAAGTGATCATCAAATTTTTTCTTTAATTTCTTAGCTAGTTTTTTTCTATACATTTTTTTTGAAGTCTTGTAAGTGTATAATCAATGCTGTTCAATATttaaaatttatgaaaaaaatatattttttgacttttggaaaaaaattatATTCAGAGATGGAAGAATGACAGTTAGGTTGCTCATGAAGTATCTGGTTAACAAACTCAAATTGGAGAGCGAATCAGAGGTACTTAATTCATAACTAATCTTAATTatgtgttaattaattaatataGATAATGTGTTTTCTTGCTAAGATTAGTATTTATTTTATTCATGCAACTAAATTCTAATCCCTCCCTTATTAGTATCTAATTAAGGAGTAAGGTAATGAAATGTGCTTATCTATATGTGATATGGATAAGTCATTTtgaaaagaagaaagaaaaaaagtaTTTAAGGagaaaacaacaacaataacaatatgTTGTTGGTAAGAAGTGCTTTTCTTGGAAGTCATTTTCCATTTGTGTTTTATTTGAGTTCCAAACTCAAATGAATGTGTGTTCAACTTAACAAATATATTATAGGGTTTTATGTTTTGTGTATTAAGTTTGGTGGAAGTGGAAATTTATAGGTATTATCAAGTTAGGTGTACCGTAACTATTCAAAAGGAAAATCTTATAAgttaaaatatataatataagTTTTCTATAAAGACTTAAGATAAGAAGCTCTTTTTCTATGAAGATTTTTCTTCAATATGTATACTAAGAATATATAGTGCATGATTTAGTTGAAAGCTAATGATTTGAAGTATATATATGGAAATAATATTGTTGTATTTTGCATAGGTTGGTGATTTTTTTTGTGTACTTTGCTTTTAGATAAAATTGATGATGATATTTATGTGCACGAGGCCATGCATTGAGTGATATTATTATGCATTAGTGACATTATTGTGTGTCCACCATGAATGAAACTTGAAAAACTTCATGCATACACTTCATCATAGAGTTTCACCACTACTACTTGTTGCCTCATAATTGCTTAATAAAAGGTTTGAATCCATATACAAGAAATGAATTAAGCATCATGTGTATTTGGATCTTAAATATAGTATAATAATAATCATGCATGCCCTTAAGATTATTTCTAGCTAAATCTAAAGATGACCTAGAAAAAATACCTATGGTGCAATGATTAGATGTTAAAGATGATATCATATAGGTTTTGCTTTCTTTTAATTAAATATGTATTAGGATTTAGTTTAAATGTGATTCAAACTTATAAAGATGCTTCATGTTTCTTTTAAATAAATATGAATTTTGTTACTTTCATTCATACTATTTTCCCTAGTCTctattataaaaaaatatttaatttttaaatttatttaataattaatatatccggtttatatataaatcaaataaattaattattcaattaatataaaatatatatttttaataaaaacATAAGGAAGTATTTTTATAAGAACCAGAAAATGTTTCAAAACTTTAACACTTACTATTTTTAAAAATGAGTATTTTTGGCAAAGAAAAACTAAAGGCAAGGAAAATTTGTCTACAAATAGAATAATGATcataatattattattattttttttaacagaAAATTACATTTTAATAAAAAACTAAATAGAAAATACCACATATATATAACAAAAAATActcaaataaaaaaaaagaatataaaCAATAAAGACTAGGCTTGTGAGATAAAACAATaactatttttttattataaatattgCCTCAATGTGAATCAAAAGAATAGTGTTGATTGTTTAATTTGAAATTGTTGTCCACTATACGTTCATGGTTTGCATTACCTACCAAACAATGTCTAAATAAATATGATATTAGGTTGCAGGACACATGCAATAGACATTCCATTATAATTTCATGCAAGTTACCCTTAGGTCAACCCTTTCTAGTTTTGATTTGATTTTCATTCCAAATATTCCTTATTTTATTGCAATATTCTTTCCCTTACAACTCATGCTTTTAAGATCAGATTAAGACTCTACAACATCTTAATAATGATGATAATTAGTATAATTAATTTGAGTTGTTCTATGTTTAGAATATGTAACGCACTCAACATTCTCCTATGTAGCTGCATGCATGTTTGATGTTATGATGTAGTCAACCTAAGACTAGTTGGTTTTTTATAAGCTAAATCAATGCTTATAAAATATGAATATGGATAGCTGGTTAGGAGGTTCCATGCTGCCCAAAACGGCAAATCTCACACATGATTGAATGATTAGGGAGGCAAATATGTAGATTCTCTATAGGTGTTTTTTATTGGAGGGAAAACATGGATGAAGAGGGTGCGAAGAGTTTGCATGCAAAGAGGAA encodes:
- the LOC127128356 gene encoding protein LAX PANICLE 2, coding for MTMVPSQSNKTNGDYVFYNNTTSDMNHFQFVEDYNNYNNNCLRSEFLFKHMAEQEESFSRLNARRHNEPELEPEPEPEGETISTSKENEEQERESNNNNNTNNWLQLSIGNTVVRTTTTKHDADETQAPTNLLELELLSRPDLEQPSIRGCSTFNSSMFFEQTTPSSSSSSVSISMSMPAGPSYSHQQHLVPHNWSFGPLLPHSMAIMASSTSYIPSSSSSQSCSSLRPNYYPQYHHASPFHFPSSSSSSGFDQFDIAGPSSSSHLTFRVVDPPRRPHSGIWFMLQASQNQVKEPFLPQIPKNYLRIKDGRMTVRLLMKYLVNKLKLESESEIEITCKGQQLLPFLTLQHVRDNIWTPRDTTTTTTTTPLLSDSSTTDHVMVLHYSRSTS